A window from Aquabacterium sp. NJ1 encodes these proteins:
- a CDS encoding DUF2341 domain-containing protein, which yields MNTVRSLMLGAALMGGLFSTSAHAWWNGDWKARAKITLNTTAQGVETKEALSGVVVPVRLHSGNFDFLSAKPDGSDLRVVAADDKTPLRYWVERFDGANELAVVWVQLPSVAPGTDKNVVYVYAGNDKAAAESVSTAVYDGSMSAAFSFAGKDGAAAQDAVSQLATSAPVPRETNGLIGPAAKLDGQQPLVIPASDKLKASASGPYTVSLWIKPGALTGIIFKQAPLTIALNAGKLQADLGKVQAIGGELPASAWAHVAVVVGNNKLTLFLNGEQAAQADLAASTTPIEGEISLGQGLAAQIDELEIASTVRSADWLKFAHAAQSADAKLVAGVSQTPDTAKEGGSEPGYFGILVGNLTVDAWVVIGILGVMFAVAAWVMYAKAVFVGRADKANRAFLQRFRDARDVMQIEAKALKHSSLQRLYEAGLRELNKRDVGKADAKALSGASIDAVKAAIDADLVRESHELNSKMVLLTIAISGGPFLGLLGTVVGVMITFAAIAAAGDVNVNAIAPGIAAALLATVAGLGVAIPALFGYNYLASRIKNISSDMQIFVDEFVTRVAETYGAR from the coding sequence ATGAACACTGTCAGATCCTTGATGTTGGGTGCGGCCCTGATGGGCGGCCTTTTCTCCACCTCTGCCCACGCCTGGTGGAACGGTGACTGGAAGGCCCGGGCCAAGATCACCTTGAACACCACAGCCCAAGGTGTGGAAACCAAGGAAGCCTTGTCGGGCGTGGTGGTGCCGGTGCGCCTGCATTCCGGCAACTTCGATTTCCTGTCGGCCAAGCCCGATGGCTCGGACCTGCGCGTGGTCGCGGCCGATGACAAGACGCCGTTGAGGTACTGGGTTGAACGTTTTGACGGTGCCAACGAGCTGGCCGTGGTCTGGGTGCAGTTGCCCAGCGTGGCGCCCGGCACCGACAAGAACGTGGTGTACGTCTACGCCGGCAATGACAAGGCCGCGGCTGAATCGGTTTCCACCGCCGTGTACGACGGCAGCATGAGCGCCGCCTTCTCGTTCGCGGGCAAGGACGGCGCCGCCGCGCAAGATGCCGTCAGCCAGCTCGCCACCTCGGCGCCCGTGCCGCGTGAAACCAATGGCCTGATCGGCCCTGCCGCCAAGCTCGACGGCCAGCAGCCCCTGGTGATCCCCGCCAGCGACAAGCTCAAGGCCTCGGCCTCCGGCCCTTACACCGTCAGCCTGTGGATCAAGCCCGGCGCGCTCACCGGGATCATCTTCAAGCAGGCCCCGCTGACCATCGCCCTGAACGCCGGCAAGCTGCAGGCGGACCTGGGCAAGGTGCAAGCCATCGGCGGCGAACTGCCAGCCTCCGCCTGGGCCCATGTGGCCGTGGTGGTGGGCAACAACAAGCTGACGCTGTTCCTCAACGGCGAACAAGCGGCACAGGCTGACCTGGCCGCGTCGACCACACCCATTGAAGGCGAGATCAGCCTGGGCCAGGGCCTGGCCGCCCAGATCGACGAGCTGGAAATCGCCAGCACCGTGCGCAGCGCCGACTGGCTCAAGTTCGCGCATGCCGCGCAAAGCGCCGATGCCAAGCTGGTGGCCGGTGTCAGCCAGACGCCGGATACCGCCAAGGAGGGCGGCAGCGAGCCCGGTTACTTCGGCATCCTCGTGGGCAACCTCACGGTGGACGCCTGGGTGGTGATCGGCATCCTGGGCGTGATGTTCGCCGTGGCGGCCTGGGTCATGTATGCCAAGGCCGTGTTCGTCGGCCGCGCCGACAAGGCCAACCGCGCCTTCCTGCAACGCTTCCGCGATGCGCGTGATGTGATGCAGATCGAAGCCAAGGCGCTCAAGCACTCCTCGCTGCAACGTCTGTATGAAGCCGGTCTGCGCGAGTTGAACAAGCGCGATGTGGGCAAGGCCGACGCGAAAGCCTTGTCGGGCGCCTCCATCGACGCCGTCAAGGCGGCCATCGACGCTGACCTTGTGCGCGAGAGCCACGAGCTCAACTCCAAGATGGTGCTGCTGACCATCGCCATCTCCGGCGGTCCCTTCCTGGGCCTGCTGGGTACCGTGGTGGGCGTGATGATCACCTTCGCGGCCATTGCAGCGGCGGGCGACGTCAACGTCAACGCCATCGCCCCCGGTATCGCGGCCGCCTTGCTGGCCACCGTGGCCGGCCTGGGCGTGGCCATTCCTGCGCTGTTCGGCTACAACTACCTGGCCTCCCGCATCAAGAACATCTCGTCGGACATGCAGATCTTCGTCGACGAGTTCGTGACCCGCGTGGCCGAAACCTACGGCGCACGCTGA
- a CDS encoding biopolymer transporter ExbD, with protein sequence MQVQDDAKPYDTINVTPMLDLAYVLLVVFILMTTASVQGLSVNMPKPSNKPSTEKHPLKVVQVLPEGTLALNGVPVSMAELETRLQQAKAEDAKMSVAIKGDSRTQYAKVVAVIDLCNKLEVSMGLVTARIGT encoded by the coding sequence ATGCAAGTTCAAGACGACGCCAAACCCTACGACACCATCAACGTCACGCCCATGCTGGACCTGGCGTACGTGCTGCTCGTGGTGTTCATCCTGATGACGACGGCCTCCGTGCAGGGCCTGAGCGTCAACATGCCCAAGCCCAGCAACAAGCCCAGCACCGAGAAGCACCCGCTCAAGGTGGTGCAGGTGCTGCCCGAAGGCACGCTCGCGCTCAACGGCGTGCCCGTGAGCATGGCCGAGCTGGAAACGCGTTTGCAGCAGGCCAAGGCCGAGGACGCCAAGATGAGCGTGGCCATCAAGGGTGACTCGCGCACGCAGTACGCCAAGGTCGTGGCCGTCATCGACCTGTGCAACAAGCTGGAAGTGTCGATGGGGCTGGTCACGGCCCGCATCGGCACATGA
- a CDS encoding putative porin produces MKPMKTSRWPQLTTLSLALSLTLHAGLAHADERESLEALRQTTLGLINALVDKGVLSRDAADAMLKQAQAKPAATAATAAATPTAAEAKPVQRIPYVSEAMKAQIRNEVKEEVLTQARAERWGVPNASAAWTDRIKVDGDFRFRYQSDHAGNTNTPAYYYLASESLNDGIIRAADFASYLPANSDVATGATTDNRNRERIRLRLGITAKVSDEVGVGVRLATGSATDRVSTNQTLGQSLNKYPLLVDRAFVRLTPVEGVDVLAGRFPNPWFSTDMIWSENLNFEGLATTARWEQPEASFVPFATVGAFPLREETPPTRGGRWLYGAQAGASWVPAERTRLKFGLAYYQYKNLAGRQDQDYTIATVDGKTTLQPGATYGQYEYAAGLRQKGNTLFETNPASPAGLPPVWGLAYQFKPLVLTASAEFTHFSPYSLLLSAEFVKNTGFDKADFQRRSGLNLDPGGKDKGYQLKAAFGAAEVRDPGQWQAAVSYRYLGSDAVLDAFNDSDLGLGGTNVQGYTLGFTYGLYRNTGLGLRYLSSRTIDSPINDQFEPNARYRVNSVQVDLNVRF; encoded by the coding sequence ATGAAACCCATGAAGACAAGCCGGTGGCCCCAACTGACCACCCTGAGCCTGGCCCTGAGCCTCACCCTGCACGCGGGCCTGGCCCATGCCGACGAACGCGAATCGCTTGAAGCGCTGCGCCAGACCACGCTGGGCCTGATCAACGCCCTGGTGGACAAGGGCGTGCTCAGCCGTGATGCCGCAGACGCCATGCTCAAGCAGGCGCAGGCCAAACCGGCCGCCACGGCCGCAACGGCAGCTGCGACCCCAACGGCCGCTGAAGCCAAGCCCGTGCAACGCATCCCCTACGTGTCGGAGGCCATGAAGGCCCAGATCCGCAACGAGGTCAAGGAAGAGGTGCTCACGCAAGCCCGTGCCGAGCGCTGGGGCGTGCCCAATGCCTCCGCGGCCTGGACGGACCGCATCAAGGTCGATGGCGACTTCCGCTTCCGCTACCAGTCCGACCACGCCGGCAACACCAACACCCCCGCCTACTACTACCTGGCCAGCGAAAGCCTCAACGACGGCATCATCCGTGCCGCTGATTTCGCCAGCTACTTGCCGGCCAACTCGGACGTGGCCACGGGGGCGACCACCGACAACCGCAACCGCGAACGCATCCGCCTGCGCCTGGGCATCACCGCCAAGGTGTCGGACGAAGTGGGCGTGGGCGTGCGCCTGGCCACGGGCAGCGCCACCGACCGCGTCTCCACCAACCAGACCTTGGGCCAAAGCCTCAACAAGTACCCCTTGCTCGTGGACCGCGCCTTCGTGCGCCTGACCCCGGTTGAAGGCGTGGACGTGCTGGCCGGCCGCTTCCCCAATCCCTGGTTCAGCACCGACATGATCTGGAGTGAGAACCTCAATTTCGAAGGCCTGGCCACCACGGCGCGCTGGGAGCAGCCCGAAGCCAGCTTCGTGCCCTTTGCCACCGTGGGCGCCTTCCCCTTGCGTGAAGAAACCCCGCCCACCCGTGGTGGACGCTGGTTGTACGGCGCGCAGGCTGGCGCCAGCTGGGTGCCCGCCGAGCGCACGCGCCTGAAGTTCGGCCTGGCCTACTACCAGTACAAGAACCTGGCCGGCCGCCAGGATCAGGACTACACCATTGCAACCGTTGATGGCAAGACAACGCTGCAGCCTGGTGCCACCTATGGCCAGTATGAATACGCTGCCGGCCTGCGCCAGAAGGGCAACACGCTGTTCGAAACGAACCCCGCTTCGCCCGCCGGGTTGCCACCGGTATGGGGTCTGGCCTACCAGTTCAAGCCCCTGGTGCTGACCGCCTCGGCCGAGTTCACCCACTTCAGCCCCTACAGCCTGCTGCTATCGGCCGAGTTCGTGAAGAACACGGGCTTCGACAAGGCTGACTTCCAGCGCCGCTCCGGCCTCAATCTGGACCCGGGTGGCAAGGACAAGGGCTACCAGCTCAAGGCCGCCTTCGGTGCCGCCGAAGTGCGTGACCCCGGCCAGTGGCAGGCCGCCGTGTCCTACCGTTACCTCGGTTCGGACGCCGTGCTCGATGCCTTCAACGACAGCGACCTCGGCCTGGGTGGCACCAACGTGCAGGGCTACACCCTGGGCTTCACCTATGGCCTGTATCGCAACACCGGCCTGGGCCTGCGCTACCTCTCGTCGCGCACCATCGACTCGCCCATCAACGACCAGTTTGAACCCAATGCGCGATACCGCGTGAACTCCGTGCAGGTGGACCTCAATGTGCGCTTCTGA
- a CDS encoding biopolymer transporter ExbD — MAGDVKADNQPYDDINITPMLDLAYVLLVTFIIMTTASVQGVKVQPPLTQATNNLAKPQTRGITITADGQVYLDAYPVSLDQLQSSLAQYKAANPALPVVLKADAATQYEKVMAVLEIAKKLDITEIGLATKRLQ; from the coding sequence ATGGCCGGCGACGTCAAAGCGGATAACCAGCCTTACGACGACATCAACATCACCCCGATGTTGGACCTCGCGTATGTGCTGCTGGTGACCTTCATCATCATGACCACGGCCTCCGTGCAGGGCGTGAAGGTCCAGCCGCCCCTGACCCAGGCCACCAACAACCTGGCCAAGCCGCAGACCCGCGGCATCACGATCACGGCCGATGGCCAGGTCTACCTCGATGCCTACCCCGTGAGCCTGGACCAGCTCCAGTCTTCTCTGGCGCAGTACAAGGCTGCCAACCCGGCCTTGCCCGTGGTGCTCAAGGCCGATGCCGCCACGCAGTACGAAAAGGTCATGGCTGTGCTGGAAATCGCCAAGAAGCTCGACATCACCGAGATCGGCCTGGCGACCAAGCGCCTGCAGTAA